A genomic window from Halomonas sp. LR3S48 includes:
- the ybgF gene encoding tol-pal system protein YbgF, which produces MRHSLKRLCGAGALVLPLSVMSLVEAQQRPIVEDRTAQPRGFLEQAEVREEAGGSLVMYNQLQEHQREIQQLRGQIEELRHQLEQLRNQTRQQYLDLDERLMAGSAGIEANPAVDEESARQVAQTPSPSGNSPDAQGAYQAAFAKVQARQFDEAIAAFTAFVQDYPDTSLTANGYYWLGELHSAEANLDQAEAAFRQVIDNFSQSSKVPDALYKLGLIKARQGEIEESRGLLERVRDDYPDSSAAGLANDFLRQSL; this is translated from the coding sequence ATGAGACACAGTCTGAAAAGGCTGTGCGGCGCGGGAGCCCTGGTGCTCCCGCTGTCCGTGATGAGCCTTGTAGAAGCCCAGCAGCGCCCGATCGTCGAGGACCGCACCGCACAGCCGCGAGGATTTCTCGAACAGGCCGAGGTACGTGAAGAAGCCGGCGGCAGCCTGGTGATGTACAACCAGTTGCAGGAGCACCAGCGCGAGATCCAGCAGTTGCGTGGCCAGATCGAGGAACTGCGCCACCAGCTCGAGCAGCTGCGCAACCAGACCCGCCAGCAGTACCTCGACCTCGACGAGCGGTTGATGGCCGGCAGCGCCGGTATCGAGGCCAACCCGGCGGTCGATGAGGAGTCGGCTCGGCAGGTGGCGCAGACTCCCTCGCCGAGCGGCAACAGCCCCGACGCCCAAGGCGCCTACCAGGCTGCCTTCGCCAAGGTTCAGGCGCGTCAGTTCGACGAGGCAATCGCGGCCTTTACTGCCTTCGTGCAGGACTACCCCGATACCAGCCTGACCGCCAACGGCTATTATTGGCTGGGCGAGCTGCATTCGGCGGAAGCCAACCTGGACCAGGCGGAAGCCGCTTTTCGCCAGGTCATCGATAACTTCTCGCAAAGCAGCAAGGTGCCCGACGCCCTGTACAAGCTCGGCCTGATCAAGGCGCGCCAGGGTGAAATCGAAGAGAGCCGCGGGCTGCTCGAGCGCGTGCGTGACGACTACCCCGACAGTAGCGCTGCCGGGCTTGCCAACGATTTCCTGCGCCAGTCCCTGTAA
- the pal gene encoding peptidoglycan-associated lipoprotein Pal has translation MQFKSHARTLAIALSLALVAGCSSTGGSRDGSMDGTGANGGAGTGTAGSGQVSGSGVSGDRAGQQADGRIPDVRTIYFDFDRDNIRPEFESVLVAHARFLRSNGNARVVLQGHTDERGTREYNMALGERRANSVKRFLEVQGVSPSQLEVVSYGEERPAVRGSSEDAGAQNRRVVFAY, from the coding sequence ATGCAATTCAAGTCGCATGCCAGAACCCTGGCAATTGCCCTGTCCCTGGCTCTGGTTGCCGGCTGTTCGAGCACCGGGGGAAGCCGTGACGGGTCCATGGATGGCACAGGCGCCAATGGCGGTGCCGGTACCGGTACCGCCGGCTCGGGCCAAGTCAGTGGCTCCGGCGTCAGCGGCGATCGCGCCGGCCAGCAAGCCGATGGGCGCATCCCCGATGTCCGCACCATCTATTTCGATTTCGACCGCGACAATATCCGCCCCGAATTCGAGTCGGTACTGGTCGCTCATGCCCGCTTCCTGCGCTCCAACGGCAATGCTCGTGTCGTCCTGCAGGGCCACACCGACGAGCGTGGCACTCGCGAGTACAACATGGCCTTGGGTGAGCGCCGCGCCAACTCGGTGAAGCGCTTCCTCGAGGTGCAGGGCGTCTCCCCGTCACAGCTGGAAGTGGTCAGCTATGGCGAAGAGCGTCCGGCGGTGCGTGGCAGCAGCGAGGATGCCGGTGCCCAGAATCGCCGCGTTGTGTTTGCCTACTGA